A region from the Methylocystis iwaonis genome encodes:
- a CDS encoding LemA family protein translates to MSLTSRWRALVVAIVAALSLSGCGYNTIPTLEENAKAKWSEVQSQYQRRADLIPNLVATVQGYAKQEKDVLTSVVEARAKATSVKIDASTLTDPEKMKQFQDAQAQLTGALGRLLAVSEAYPDLKSNQNFLALQSQLEGTENRINVARRDYIEAVREFNLSLRTFPTLLWAKTFFAGTKPMAEFSASEAAQQPPQVKF, encoded by the coding sequence ATGAGCCTCACGTCCCGGTGGCGCGCCCTCGTCGTCGCGATTGTCGCCGCCCTCTCGCTTTCGGGCTGCGGCTACAACACGATCCCGACACTCGAGGAAAACGCCAAAGCCAAGTGGTCGGAGGTGCAATCCCAGTACCAACGCCGCGCCGACCTCATCCCGAACCTCGTCGCCACCGTGCAGGGCTACGCCAAGCAAGAGAAGGACGTGCTCACCTCCGTCGTCGAGGCGCGCGCCAAGGCGACCTCGGTGAAGATCGACGCTTCGACCCTCACCGACCCGGAGAAAATGAAGCAATTCCAGGACGCGCAGGCGCAATTGACCGGCGCGCTGGGACGGCTGTTGGCGGTGAGCGAAGCCTATCCGGACCTCAAATCCAACCAGAACTTCCTGGCGCTGCAGTCGCAGCTCGAAGGCACGGAAAACCGCATCAATGTGGCGCGGCGCGACTACATCGAGGCGGTGCGCGAGTTCAACCTCTCGCTGCGCACCTTCCCGACGCTACTTTGGGCCAAGACCTTCTTCGCGGGGACGAAGCCCATGGCGGAATTCTCTGCAAGCGAAGCGGCCCAGCAGCCGCCACAAGTGAAATTCTAA
- the cysE gene encoding serine O-acetyltransferase, translated as MEPRQPDELSALCARGDAMWAHMRQEAEDALRLDPALAPLFIGELLNRHSLEEAVIHRVSGRLGASALDAAAIADAFLAALEGEPELGEAFRLDAAAYVERDPACRRLIEPLLYFKGYHAIQASRLAHALWRAGKRDFAFYIQSRTSDALAADIHPAARFGKGVFLDHATGFVVGETAVVEDEVSILHGVTLGGTGKVAGDRHPKVRRGVMIGADAKILGNIEIGACSRISAGSVVLHPVPPNSIVAGAPAKVVGVEPRALPARDMDQLLRGLAYDSFDYVI; from the coding sequence ATGGAGCCGCGCCAGCCCGATGAGCTGTCCGCGCTTTGCGCCCGCGGCGACGCCATGTGGGCGCATATGCGACAGGAGGCGGAGGATGCGCTGCGCCTTGATCCGGCGCTGGCGCCGCTCTTCATCGGCGAGCTTCTGAACCGCCACAGTCTCGAAGAGGCGGTGATCCATCGCGTCAGTGGCCGGCTCGGGGCCTCGGCGCTGGACGCCGCCGCCATCGCCGACGCCTTTCTCGCGGCGCTGGAGGGCGAGCCCGAGCTCGGCGAGGCTTTCCGTCTGGATGCGGCGGCCTATGTCGAGCGCGATCCCGCCTGCCGCCGGCTGATCGAGCCTTTGCTCTATTTCAAAGGCTATCACGCGATTCAGGCGTCGCGCCTGGCCCATGCGCTGTGGCGGGCGGGCAAACGCGACTTCGCCTTCTATATCCAGAGCCGGACCTCCGACGCGCTCGCCGCCGACATTCATCCGGCGGCGCGCTTCGGCAAGGGCGTCTTTCTCGATCACGCCACCGGCTTCGTGGTCGGCGAGACGGCGGTGGTCGAGGATGAGGTCTCCATCCTCCATGGCGTGACGCTCGGCGGCACCGGCAAGGTCGCCGGCGACCGGCATCCCAAGGTCAGGCGCGGCGTCATGATCGGCGCGGACGCGAAGATTCTCGGCAATATCGAGATCGGCGCCTGTTCGCGCATCTCGGCCGGCTCGGTCGTGCTGCATCCCGTGCCGCCGAATTCCATCGTGGCGGGCGCGCCGGCGAAGGTTGTCGGCGTTGAGCCCCGAGCGTTGCCGGCGCGGGACATGGACCAGCTCCTGCGCGGCTTGGCCTATGATTCCTTCGATTATGTGATCTGA
- the yidD gene encoding membrane protein insertion efficiency factor YidD: MKSPVALLARGLIQLYRVTFSAFAGRSCRYAPTCSEYADEAIARHGLWAGGWMGFARICRCRPGGGEGFDPVPQKLPENAGPLTPWRYARWRGPFRCDEVEEE; this comes from the coding sequence ATGAAATCGCCCGTCGCTCTGCTCGCCCGGGGCTTGATCCAACTCTATCGCGTGACCTTCTCGGCCTTTGCCGGAAGAAGCTGCCGTTATGCGCCGACCTGCTCGGAATATGCGGACGAAGCCATTGCGCGCCATGGCCTCTGGGCCGGCGGCTGGATGGGCTTCGCGCGCATCTGCCGTTGCCGGCCGGGCGGGGGCGAGGGGTTCGACCCCGTTCCCCAAAAATTGCCGGAAAACGCCGGCCCGCTCACGCCCTGGCGCTACGCCCGCTGGCGCGGGCCGTTCCGCTGCGATGAGGTCGAAGAAGAGTAG
- a CDS encoding DUF6477 family protein, which produces MPIAHPAPAKSDARSIAIRRLRAQARPAVEAALGASLAGYDRLDALARFHRLSRDTILSETPEAARAVLREIEQALRKERARRGHWTYDLNRHIALLVAHRAESARLAGMGRSAEGLFSSPPS; this is translated from the coding sequence ATGCCCATCGCCCATCCAGCCCCCGCCAAGTCAGACGCCAGATCCATCGCCATCAGGCGCCTGAGAGCCCAAGCCCGCCCTGCCGTCGAGGCCGCGCTCGGGGCCAGTCTCGCCGGTTACGACCGGCTCGACGCGCTCGCGCGTTTTCATCGGCTTTCGCGAGACACGATCCTCAGCGAAACGCCTGAGGCGGCGCGCGCCGTGCTCCGTGAAATCGAGCAGGCGTTACGAAAAGAGCGCGCCAGGCGCGGCCATTGGACCTATGATCTCAACCGCCATATCGCTTTGCTCGTGGCGCATCGCGCGGAGAGCGCCCGGCTTGCGGGCATGGGGCGATCGGCTGAAGGATTGTTTTCCTCTCCTCCATCGTGA
- a CDS encoding helix-turn-helix domain-containing protein, with protein sequence MPNAFSKRKLFPPIPGLSIAAAAAASGVPAASLAAPDRGRARIARARQYAVYLHHVALGASLSACARQFRRDRATMRHACAVIENLRDAPRFDVAAARMERAVAAQRDMVLALLADCEGAPQ encoded by the coding sequence ATGCCCAACGCCTTTTCCAAACGAAAGCTGTTTCCCCCCATCCCCGGCTTGAGCATTGCGGCCGCCGCGGCGGCGTCGGGCGTCCCTGCCGCTTCCTTGGCGGCGCCGGATCGCGGCCGGGCGAGGATTGCCCGGGCGCGCCAATATGCGGTCTATCTGCACCATGTGGCTTTGGGCGCGAGCCTTTCCGCTTGCGCGCGGCAATTCCGGCGCGATCGCGCCACCATGCGGCACGCCTGCGCGGTGATCGAAAATCTCAGAGACGCGCCGCGCTTCGACGTCGCGGCGGCGCGAATGGAGCGCGCGGTCGCGGCGCAGCGCGACATGGTTCTGGCGTTGCTCGCGGACTGTGAAGGAGCGCCGCAATGA
- a CDS encoding DUF6456 domain-containing protein yields the protein MSKSDRKNEASTRMLRRFLQALDEPQAHAAPSGLDDGALVVAAPRNGITVVRARLPEATGKAALAEGLVVDSGAGRLRLNDSGRAYLRRLAVAEPALDPFRAQHGEIEKRPGPQGERPTLVNEAESPLAWLARRKGANGKPFLDRTQVDAGERFRRDIEQAQILQRVTANWEVSGAGARRGADAGVVVTEIAMDARSRLARAYDAVGPELAGLLTDVCGYLKGLETVESERGWPARSGKVVLKIALDRLAQHYGIASAAVGPARARGTLHWGAEDYRPTM from the coding sequence ATGAGCAAGAGCGACCGCAAAAATGAGGCGTCGACCCGAATGCTGCGGCGTTTCCTGCAGGCGCTGGACGAGCCCCAAGCCCATGCGGCGCCGAGTGGCCTCGACGATGGCGCGCTTGTCGTGGCGGCGCCGCGGAACGGGATCACCGTCGTGCGCGCGCGCCTGCCGGAGGCGACGGGCAAGGCCGCCTTGGCCGAAGGGCTCGTTGTCGACAGCGGGGCAGGGCGGCTGCGCCTCAACGACTCTGGCCGCGCCTATTTGCGCCGGCTGGCCGTGGCCGAGCCGGCGCTCGATCCGTTCCGCGCTCAGCATGGGGAAATCGAGAAACGTCCGGGGCCGCAAGGCGAAAGGCCGACGCTCGTCAACGAGGCCGAAAGCCCGCTCGCCTGGCTCGCAAGGCGCAAGGGCGCAAACGGCAAGCCTTTTCTGGATCGTACGCAAGTGGACGCCGGCGAACGCTTCCGGCGCGACATCGAGCAGGCGCAAATCCTCCAGCGCGTCACCGCCAATTGGGAGGTTTCTGGCGCCGGCGCGCGGCGCGGCGCCGACGCCGGCGTCGTGGTGACGGAGATCGCCATGGACGCCCGCAGTCGTCTCGCGCGCGCCTATGACGCCGTCGGCCCGGAGCTCGCCGGCCTTCTCACCGACGTCTGCGGCTATCTCAAGGGGCTCGAAACCGTCGAAAGCGAACGCGGCTGGCCGGCCCGCTCCGGCAAGGTCGTCTTGAAAATCGCGCTCGACCGTCTAGCCCAGCATTACGGCATCGCCAGCGCGGCCGTCGGGCCGGCGCGGGCGAGAGGGACGTTGCATTGGGGGGCGGAGGATTACCGGCCGACAATGTGA
- a CDS encoding family 1 glycosylhydrolase, with protein MIRYVAYRKAVLAGMAGAVAWEAVARPLILAGVPYFDIVGTLGTLALPHASAWAWWAVGMSLHLLVGAIWGVFYAYFFWSVLPLPPMLQGLLFAFVPMPLALFIMHPQFELMHPLVQSGELPYSGLFGLSGGWREPASIAAGHLIWGAVLGLVYVRPVGYAAERLPRFIFEGRRPARPIAAARPPAEDRFMFATGVECSYPTLDGGRWRIDEMAACGHYRHWRTDLALVRDLGLRYLRYGPPLHLINPRRGQYDWAFLDDVADEMQRLGITPIMDLCHFGLPDWLENFQNPEAPYALADYARAFVRRYDWVRFYTPVNEMYVCAKLSALEGVWNEQRRDERAFVTATRHLAKASVLMMQAISTARPDAVFVNSESGEFYQPCCPDPKVRRIADFENQRRFIALDLLYARGVRDDMRGYLIENGMPPEEYAWFMQQDVGARAILGVDYYEWNEKLINANGDAQALGELFGWYVIARQYYERYQRPLMHTETNRLDARDAPRWLWRQWHNVQLMRQAGVPIVGFTWYSLTDQVDWDIALRAPLGNVNPVGLFDLNRDPRLVGLTYKYLAQLFEPDLRQAPTIEAVLSDAQQLTTAQKRRRHA; from the coding sequence ATGATCCGTTACGTCGCTTATCGCAAGGCGGTCCTCGCGGGCATGGCTGGCGCCGTCGCTTGGGAGGCCGTCGCGCGCCCGCTCATCCTCGCCGGCGTCCCCTACTTCGACATTGTGGGCACGCTGGGCACGCTGGCGCTCCCTCACGCCAGCGCATGGGCGTGGTGGGCAGTCGGCATGTCGCTGCATTTGCTGGTGGGCGCGATCTGGGGCGTTTTCTACGCTTATTTTTTCTGGTCGGTCCTGCCTTTGCCGCCGATGCTCCAAGGCTTGCTGTTCGCCTTTGTGCCCATGCCTCTGGCGCTCTTCATCATGCATCCGCAGTTCGAACTCATGCACCCGCTCGTCCAAAGCGGCGAGCTGCCGTACTCGGGCCTGTTCGGCCTTTCGGGTGGATGGCGCGAGCCGGCGTCGATCGCCGCCGGGCATCTTATCTGGGGCGCGGTTCTCGGCCTCGTCTATGTCAGACCCGTCGGCTATGCCGCCGAGCGGCTGCCCCGCTTCATCTTCGAAGGGCGGAGACCTGCGCGTCCCATCGCCGCGGCGCGCCCGCCCGCCGAAGACAGGTTCATGTTCGCCACCGGCGTCGAATGCAGTTATCCAACACTCGACGGCGGGCGTTGGCGTATCGATGAGATGGCCGCTTGCGGCCATTATCGTCACTGGCGCACGGACCTCGCGCTGGTGCGCGACTTAGGGCTGCGCTATTTGCGTTACGGTCCGCCGCTGCATCTCATCAACCCGCGCAGGGGCCAATACGACTGGGCTTTTCTCGACGACGTCGCTGACGAAATGCAGCGGCTCGGCATTACGCCGATTATGGACCTCTGCCACTTCGGCCTGCCCGACTGGCTCGAGAATTTCCAAAATCCCGAGGCGCCTTATGCGCTCGCCGACTATGCACGCGCCTTCGTCCGTCGCTACGATTGGGTGCGCTTCTACACGCCTGTCAACGAGATGTATGTGTGCGCCAAGCTCAGCGCGCTGGAAGGAGTGTGGAACGAGCAACGCCGGGACGAGCGCGCCTTCGTCACGGCGACGCGACATCTCGCGAAAGCCAGCGTGCTGATGATGCAGGCGATCTCGACCGCGCGGCCAGATGCGGTGTTCGTCAACAGCGAGAGCGGCGAGTTTTATCAGCCTTGCTGCCCCGATCCGAAGGTCCGCCGCATCGCCGACTTCGAAAACCAGCGCCGTTTCATCGCGCTCGATTTGCTCTATGCGCGCGGCGTGCGCGACGATATGCGCGGCTATTTGATCGAAAACGGCATGCCGCCCGAAGAATACGCATGGTTCATGCAACAGGACGTCGGCGCGCGCGCCATCCTCGGCGTCGATTACTACGAATGGAACGAAAAGCTCATCAACGCCAATGGCGACGCGCAGGCGCTCGGAGAGTTGTTCGGTTGGTACGTCATCGCCCGTCAGTATTACGAGCGCTACCAACGGCCCCTGATGCACACTGAGACAAACCGCCTGGACGCGCGCGACGCGCCGCGTTGGCTGTGGCGGCAGTGGCATAATGTGCAGCTCATGCGCCAGGCGGGCGTGCCGATCGTCGGCTTTACCTGGTATTCGCTCACCGATCAGGTCGACTGGGACATCGCGCTGCGGGCGCCGCTGGGCAACGTCAACCCGGTCGGGCTCTTCGATCTCAATCGCGATCCGCGTCTCGTCGGCCTGACCTACAAATATTTGGCGCAACTCTTCGAGCCGGATCTTCGCCAGGCGCCGACCATCGAAGCCGTGCTGAGCGACGCCCAGCAACTGACGACCGCGCAGAAGAGAAGACGTCATGCTTGA
- a CDS encoding L,D-transpeptidase — translation MGNSKIVITKDGMSGRLDRRSFLSGSAASLGALGLAGCVTSDDMGRAEAAKFYAAVPSEKFPIPAVDISKIDPKYFRRLVRYDTKEAPGTIIIDPKNYHLYRVEGDGMATRYGANVSRPGFLWSGEVYVGRKAEWPTWTPPKEMIARQPEARQYARGMPGGLDNPLGARVLYLYKNGVYTVYTIYSTSDPETIGNGITSGCTGLLSQDMIDLYSRTPVKTKVVMLPA, via the coding sequence ATGGGAAACTCCAAAATCGTGATCACGAAGGACGGGATGTCAGGGCGGCTCGACCGGCGGTCGTTTCTGTCCGGCTCCGCCGCCAGTCTCGGCGCCCTGGGGCTCGCCGGTTGTGTGACCTCCGACGACATGGGCCGCGCCGAGGCGGCGAAGTTTTACGCGGCCGTCCCGAGCGAGAAATTCCCGATCCCGGCGGTCGATATCAGCAAGATCGATCCGAAATATTTTCGCCGGCTCGTGCGCTACGACACCAAGGAAGCGCCCGGCACGATCATCATCGATCCCAAGAATTACCACCTTTACCGCGTCGAAGGCGACGGAATGGCTACCCGCTATGGCGCCAATGTCAGCCGCCCCGGTTTCCTGTGGAGCGGTGAAGTTTATGTCGGGCGCAAGGCGGAATGGCCCACCTGGACGCCGCCCAAGGAGATGATCGCGCGCCAGCCGGAGGCGCGCCAATACGCCCGCGGCATGCCGGGAGGTCTGGACAATCCGCTCGGCGCCCGCGTGCTCTATCTCTATAAGAATGGCGTCTATACGGTTTACACGATCTACAGCACCAGCGACCCCGAGACGATCGGGAACGGCATTACGAGCGGCTGCACCGGCCTGCTCAGCCAGGACATGATCGACCTCTATTCCCGGACGCCGGTCAAGACGAAGGTCGTAATGCTGCCGGCATAG
- the cysE gene encoding serine O-acetyltransferase, with product MAAEQREIAASVIDFDPLLARLRLEAEDVLRREPELGGFIYPAIMAQESVAGVVVHRVAQRLDRPEAPYAAIRQAFDSCLAHDGALAEAFRADLLAVVERDPACTRLLEPALYFKGFHALQTYRLAHWLWKNGRSDFALTLQSLSSQIFQTDIHPQARIGKGVFIDHATGVVIGATSVIEDDVSMLHGVTLGGTGKARGDRHPKVRRGVLIGAGAKVLGNIEIGRCAMIAAGSVVLDSVPANKTVAGVPARIVGDSKCAEPALAMDQMLAVLDAGMDKRAGL from the coding sequence ATGGCCGCCGAACAGCGGGAAATAGCCGCGTCCGTCATCGATTTCGACCCGCTCCTCGCCCGCCTGCGGCTGGAGGCGGAGGATGTGTTGCGCCGCGAGCCGGAGCTCGGCGGTTTCATCTACCCCGCGATCATGGCGCAGGAGAGCGTCGCCGGCGTCGTGGTCCATCGCGTGGCGCAGCGCCTCGACCGACCGGAAGCGCCCTATGCGGCGATTCGCCAGGCGTTCGATTCCTGCCTCGCCCATGACGGCGCCCTTGCAGAGGCCTTCCGGGCGGATCTTTTGGCCGTCGTCGAGCGCGACCCGGCCTGCACGCGACTCCTGGAGCCGGCGCTCTATTTCAAGGGCTTCCACGCCTTGCAGACCTATCGGCTGGCGCATTGGCTGTGGAAAAACGGCCGCAGCGATTTCGCCCTGACGCTGCAGAGCCTGTCCTCGCAGATTTTTCAGACCGACATCCACCCCCAGGCTAGGATCGGCAAGGGCGTCTTCATCGACCACGCCACGGGCGTCGTCATCGGCGCGACGAGCGTCATCGAGGACGACGTCTCCATGCTGCATGGCGTGACGCTCGGCGGCACAGGCAAGGCGCGCGGCGATCGGCATCCGAAGGTGCGGCGCGGCGTGCTGATCGGCGCCGGGGCCAAGGTGCTCGGCAATATCGAGATCGGCCGCTGCGCCATGATCGCGGCGGGCTCGGTCGTGCTCGATTCGGTGCCGGCCAATAAAACCGTGGCGGGCGTGCCGGCGCGAATCGTCGGCGATTCGAAATGCGCCGAACCGGCGCTGGCGATGGACCAGATGCTGGCGGTTCTAGATGCGGGAATGGACAAGAGGGCGGGGTTGTAA
- a CDS encoding alpha/beta fold hydrolase has product METFVSHGVEIAYSDFEPLGDDRREPIVLIHGFASTHAVNWMFTQWVKTLTEDGRRVVVLDSRGHGRSQKLYDPAEYALDLMAQDVANLLDHLSIARADVMGYSLGARIGTVLTLAHPERVRSLILGGIGQYLVQDAGLPSGLAEAMEAERIEDIDNSMLKIFRGFAESTRSDLKALAACVRGARKALDPALLSKVECPVLICVGTRDDVAGDPSPLQPLFRNARVVDIPGRDHNRAVGDRIYKQAVLEFLGQRP; this is encoded by the coding sequence ATGGAAACTTTCGTCTCGCACGGCGTCGAGATTGCCTATTCGGATTTCGAGCCCCTTGGCGACGACCGACGCGAGCCGATCGTCCTCATTCATGGCTTCGCCTCCACCCATGCGGTGAACTGGATGTTCACCCAATGGGTGAAGACGCTGACCGAAGACGGACGCCGCGTCGTCGTCCTGGATAGCAGGGGCCATGGCCGGTCGCAGAAGCTCTACGATCCAGCGGAATATGCGCTCGACCTAATGGCGCAGGACGTCGCCAATCTCCTCGACCATTTGTCCATCGCCCGCGCCGACGTCATGGGCTATTCGCTCGGCGCGCGAATCGGGACGGTGCTGACGCTCGCCCATCCGGAGCGCGTCCGCTCGCTGATTCTCGGCGGCATCGGGCAATATCTCGTGCAGGACGCCGGCCTGCCCTCAGGGCTCGCCGAAGCCATGGAGGCCGAGCGAATCGAGGACATCGACAATTCGATGCTCAAAATTTTTCGAGGCTTCGCCGAATCGACCCGTAGCGATCTCAAGGCGCTCGCCGCCTGCGTCCGCGGCGCCCGCAAGGCGTTGGACCCGGCGCTCCTCTCGAAGGTCGAATGCCCGGTGCTGATTTGCGTCGGCACGCGCGACGACGTCGCCGGCGATCCCTCGCCCCTGCAGCCGCTGTTCCGCAACGCCCGCGTTGTCGACATTCCTGGCCGCGACCACAACCGCGCCGTGGGCGACCGCATCTACAAGCAGGCTGTGCTGGAATTCCTGGGCCAACGCCCCTGA
- a CDS encoding SDR family NAD(P)-dependent oxidoreductase, producing MERLHKKTCVITGAARGIGRAIARRFHDEGAIVILTDIDEAAGAAAAAEIGCRFETLDVREEADWRRLAERVPTADVVVNNAGVTGFEQGAAAHDPEQASLADWREVHRVNLDGTFLGCRYAIKAMKAQGAGSIINISSRSGLVGIPLAAAYASSKAAIRNHSKTVALYCAQKGWKIRCNSIHPAAILTQIWEPMLGTGPDREAKMQALVADTPLKRFGMPEEVAAIAVTLASDEATYVTGTEIHIDGGLLAGSAASPG from the coding sequence ATGGAAAGACTTCACAAAAAGACCTGCGTCATTACTGGCGCGGCGCGTGGCATTGGTCGCGCGATTGCGCGCCGCTTCCACGACGAAGGCGCAATCGTCATTCTCACAGACATAGACGAAGCGGCTGGCGCCGCGGCAGCCGCAGAAATCGGCTGTCGATTCGAGACGCTCGACGTGCGGGAGGAAGCCGATTGGCGGCGCCTGGCCGAACGCGTCCCGACAGCCGACGTGGTGGTCAACAATGCTGGCGTAACGGGTTTTGAGCAGGGCGCCGCGGCGCATGATCCCGAACAGGCCAGCCTTGCGGATTGGCGGGAAGTCCATCGGGTCAATCTCGATGGGACCTTCCTTGGGTGTCGCTACGCCATCAAAGCGATGAAGGCGCAGGGCGCCGGCTCGATCATCAACATCTCGTCGCGTTCCGGCTTGGTTGGCATTCCGCTGGCGGCTGCTTACGCCTCATCCAAAGCGGCGATCCGCAACCACAGCAAGACCGTTGCGCTCTATTGCGCGCAGAAAGGATGGAAAATCCGCTGCAACTCGATCCATCCCGCAGCGATACTGACGCAAATTTGGGAGCCGATGCTGGGAACGGGCCCCGACCGCGAGGCCAAGATGCAAGCCTTGGTTGCCGACACGCCGTTGAAGCGTTTCGGGATGCCCGAGGAAGTCGCGGCGATCGCCGTCACTCTGGCGTCCGATGAAGCGACCTATGTGACGGGGACCGAGATTCACATCGACGGCGGGTTGCTGGCGGGGTCCGCCGCATCCCCCGGCTGA
- a CDS encoding alkene reductase, which yields MSNLFDPLHIGDLRLPNRIVMAPLTRCRASEGRTPNALMRDYYVQRASAGMILSEATSVTPMGVGYPDTPGIWSDAQVDGWREITRAVHEAGGRILLQLWHVGRLSHPVYLDGAPPVAPSAITAEGHVSLLRPKQPYPVPRALDIDEIPGVVAAYRQGAENAKRAGFDGVEIHGANGYLLDQFLQDSANKRTDRYGGSIENRARLMLEVTDAAIDIWGAGRVGVHLAPRGDAQSMGDSDPKATFGYVARELGRRKIAFICAREHQGPDALGPYLKKEFGGAYIANEAYTRETAEAAIAAGEADAVAFGKLYIANPDLVERLRLGAALNEPKLETFYSKGPEGYVDYPTLARG from the coding sequence ATGTCCAATCTCTTCGACCCTTTGCATATCGGCGATCTGCGCCTCCCCAACCGGATCGTCATGGCGCCGCTGACGCGGTGCCGGGCAAGCGAGGGCCGCACGCCGAATGCGCTCATGCGGGATTACTATGTCCAGCGCGCCTCGGCAGGGATGATCTTATCGGAAGCCACCTCCGTCACGCCGATGGGCGTCGGCTATCCTGACACGCCCGGCATTTGGTCGGACGCGCAAGTCGACGGATGGCGCGAGATCACGCGCGCGGTGCATGAAGCAGGCGGCCGCATTCTGCTGCAATTGTGGCATGTTGGGCGCCTCTCCCACCCGGTCTATCTCGATGGCGCGCCGCCGGTCGCGCCCAGCGCCATCACCGCGGAAGGGCATGTCAGCCTGCTGCGGCCAAAGCAGCCCTATCCCGTCCCGCGCGCCCTCGACATCGACGAGATTCCCGGCGTCGTCGCGGCCTATCGGCAAGGCGCCGAGAACGCCAAGCGCGCCGGCTTCGACGGCGTGGAGATCCATGGCGCGAATGGCTATCTGCTCGATCAGTTTCTGCAAGACAGCGCGAATAAAAGAACCGACCGCTACGGCGGCTCGATCGAGAACCGCGCGCGTCTGATGCTGGAAGTCACCGACGCAGCCATCGACATCTGGGGAGCGGGGCGCGTTGGCGTGCATCTCGCGCCGCGCGGTGACGCCCAATCCATGGGCGACTCAGACCCAAAGGCGACCTTCGGCTATGTCGCGCGCGAGTTGGGCCGACGCAAAATCGCCTTCATCTGCGCGCGGGAGCATCAAGGCCCGGATGCGCTGGGGCCTTATTTGAAGAAAGAATTCGGCGGGGCCTATATCGCCAACGAAGCCTATACGCGCGAAACAGCCGAAGCCGCGATTGCGGCGGGCGAGGCCGACGCCGTGGCTTTCGGCAAGCTCTACATCGCCAATCCCGACCTCGTCGAACGCTTACGCCTGGGCGCGGCCCTCAACGAGCCAAAGCTCGAGACCTTTTATTCGAAAGGCCCGGAAGGCTACGTGGATTATCCGACGCTCGCTCGAGGGTGA
- a CDS encoding flavin reductase family protein, with the protein MKDLALGEVYRLIEPGPVVLLTTAHKGRANVMTMSWHMMVDFDPPLIACVVSDRDHSFAALRATKECVVAIPPAGMAETVVAIGNCSGRDVDKFEAFALTKRKAEKVSAPLVAECFANIECKVVDTRLANKYCLFVLQGVKGWIDPARKASKTIHHQGLGSFVVDGDRIKLKSAMP; encoded by the coding sequence ATGAAAGATTTGGCTCTGGGCGAGGTTTACCGGCTCATCGAGCCCGGCCCGGTGGTTCTGCTGACGACCGCCCATAAAGGCCGGGCCAATGTCATGACCATGTCCTGGCACATGATGGTGGACTTCGACCCGCCCCTCATCGCCTGCGTGGTCAGCGACCGCGACCACAGCTTCGCCGCCTTGCGGGCGACAAAGGAATGCGTCGTCGCCATTCCGCCGGCGGGGATGGCGGAAACGGTCGTGGCGATCGGCAATTGCTCCGGGCGGGACGTCGATAAATTCGAGGCTTTTGCGCTCACCAAGCGGAAGGCGGAAAAAGTGTCGGCGCCGCTGGTCGCAGAATGTTTCGCCAACATCGAGTGCAAGGTCGTCGATACGCGCCTTGCCAACAAATATTGTCTCTTTGTGCTGCAAGGCGTGAAAGGCTGGATCGATCCGGCACGCAAAGCGTCGAAGACGATCCACCACCAAGGGCTCGGAAGCTTCGTCGTCGATGGCGACAGGATCAAGCTGAAATCCGCCATGCCTTAA